One Nonomuraea angiospora DNA segment encodes these proteins:
- a CDS encoding siderophore biosynthesis protein, producing MRLYLTALKTTDSVTDGFLPAAEALGLEVTVLTDRPERHPYAVACDVRDPRALIDAVESLGRPDAIFTNSDHLQAETALAAAYFGLPGKDWRACVAAKNKFLTRRRLLEAGVEQVWSIRLAPGDPVPERLPYPVVLKPREGVASEDVMLVERDLAAAVALVRKRRPGETLVVEEFLEGPLRTLETLGDASGTRVLGGFETTLGALPYFVEERLDWAPRDGAHEHVLAALGALGVGFGACHTEYVLTPRGPRIVEVNYRVIGDNCDFLLGDVLGVPLFEWILRVHLGEAVPDIPEISSYGSAVSLVADRAGTVKDAPGAETLVEGDVRLWHRPLRAVGDVISLTHTNRDYLGVLRAVGPSRDAVDAAVASYRAARPWVVE from the coding sequence TTGCGGCTCTACCTGACCGCGCTCAAAACAACCGATTCCGTGACGGACGGCTTCCTGCCCGCGGCCGAGGCGCTGGGGCTGGAGGTCACGGTCCTGACGGATCGGCCGGAGCGGCATCCGTACGCGGTGGCGTGCGACGTACGCGACCCACGGGCCCTCATCGACGCCGTCGAGAGCCTCGGCAGGCCGGACGCGATCTTCACCAACTCGGACCACCTCCAGGCGGAGACGGCGCTCGCGGCGGCCTACTTCGGGCTGCCCGGCAAGGACTGGCGGGCCTGCGTGGCCGCCAAGAACAAGTTCCTGACACGTCGCAGGCTCCTCGAGGCCGGGGTCGAGCAGGTGTGGTCGATCCGGCTCGCCCCCGGCGATCCGGTGCCCGAGCGCCTGCCCTACCCCGTCGTGCTGAAGCCGCGCGAGGGCGTGGCCAGCGAGGACGTCATGCTCGTCGAACGCGACCTGGCCGCCGCCGTGGCCCTGGTCAGGAAGCGGCGGCCGGGCGAGACGCTGGTCGTCGAGGAGTTCCTGGAAGGGCCGCTGCGGACGCTCGAGACGCTGGGGGACGCGTCCGGGACGCGGGTGCTCGGCGGGTTCGAGACGACGCTGGGGGCGCTGCCGTACTTCGTCGAGGAACGGCTCGACTGGGCTCCGCGGGACGGGGCGCACGAGCACGTGCTGGCGGCGCTGGGAGCGCTGGGGGTCGGGTTCGGGGCCTGCCACACCGAGTACGTGCTCACCCCGCGAGGGCCCCGGATCGTCGAGGTGAACTACCGGGTGATCGGCGACAACTGCGACTTCCTGCTCGGTGATGTTCTCGGGGTGCCGCTGTTCGAGTGGATCCTGCGGGTGCACCTCGGGGAGGCCGTGCCCGACATTCCGGAAATTTCGTCGTACGGGAGTGCGGTCAGCCTCGTCGCCGACCGGGCCGGGACCGTCAAGGACGCCCCCGGGGCCGAGACCCTCGTCGAAGGAGATGTCCGGCTGTGGCACCGGCCGCTGCGGGCCGTCGGGGACGTCATCTCGCTCACGCACACGAACCGGGACTACCTGGGCGTCCTACGTGCCGTCGGGCCCTCCCGGGACGCCGTGGACGCGGCCGTCGCGTCCTACCGGGCCGCGCGGCCGTGGGTGGTCGAGTGA
- a CDS encoding IucA/IucC family protein, which translates to MSGREAYLAARVLNALLREDYGGLSSRISRTKDGAGLLLADGRWVRLEPGALFQDFVVASEERLGLEQVLETLVEVADPADSEGVAAFFEECLAALTALELHDSHAGEVLARGPSYEALAAFVDHPVYPTSRARVGLSERELLAYAPEFAPSFELRWAVVPGSTERLPADVAPWESDEALFPVHPLAVGEVRKIDGVRVLDEARVTVRPTLSMRTVELDPRTHLKLPLPISTLGARNRRSIKPGTLGDGAKAELLLRELADPDVLLADEQTYGHAGHEYLAWMVRRLPEGKIVPVAALGAPGVLDELGDVVPAYLRLLLRWNVRLFVRYGVALEAHQQNLALVFHGDRMRLLVKDNDGLLASPARLRAAGIEVPGFADERMLNDDPHALADVFVTITLHLAAAAVAFGAMPHAEAAALLRGTLAEALDAYGDDPMARILRARTLDAARLTGKSMITAGTLVAKERSGARDVNKFYGTSGPNYLRRA; encoded by the coding sequence GTGAGCGGTCGGGAGGCCTATCTGGCCGCCCGGGTCCTGAACGCGCTGCTGCGCGAGGACTACGGCGGGCTGTCCTCCCGGATCAGCCGGACCAAGGACGGCGCGGGGCTGCTTCTGGCGGACGGCCGGTGGGTGCGCCTGGAGCCCGGCGCGCTGTTCCAGGACTTCGTGGTCGCGTCGGAGGAGCGGCTCGGGCTGGAGCAGGTGCTGGAGACACTGGTGGAGGTCGCGGACCCGGCGGACTCGGAGGGGGTCGCGGCCTTCTTCGAGGAGTGCCTGGCGGCGCTGACCGCTCTGGAGCTGCACGATTCGCATGCCGGGGAGGTGCTCGCGCGGGGGCCGTCCTATGAGGCGCTGGCCGCCTTCGTGGACCATCCCGTCTATCCGACGTCGCGGGCGCGGGTGGGGCTGTCGGAGCGGGAGCTGCTGGCCTACGCGCCGGAGTTCGCGCCCTCGTTCGAGCTGCGGTGGGCGGTGGTGCCCGGCTCCACCGAGCGCCTGCCCGCCGACGTGGCGCCCTGGGAGAGCGACGAGGCGCTGTTCCCCGTGCATCCGCTCGCCGTCGGCGAGGTGCGGAAGATCGACGGGGTACGGGTCCTCGACGAGGCCCGGGTGACCGTGCGGCCCACCCTGTCGATGCGGACCGTCGAGCTCGATCCCCGAACCCACCTCAAGCTGCCCCTCCCCATCAGCACCCTGGGCGCCAGGAACAGACGGTCGATCAAGCCGGGCACGCTCGGCGACGGCGCGAAGGCCGAACTGCTGCTGCGGGAGCTGGCCGATCCGGACGTCCTGCTGGCCGACGAGCAGACCTACGGGCACGCCGGGCACGAATACCTGGCCTGGATGGTCAGGCGGCTGCCCGAGGGGAAGATCGTGCCGGTGGCCGCGCTGGGCGCGCCCGGGGTGCTCGACGAGCTGGGCGACGTCGTCCCCGCCTACCTGCGGCTGCTGCTGCGCTGGAACGTACGGCTCTTCGTGCGCTACGGCGTCGCCCTCGAAGCCCATCAGCAGAACCTCGCCCTGGTCTTCCACGGCGACCGGATGCGGCTGCTCGTCAAGGACAACGACGGGCTGCTGGCCTCACCCGCGAGGCTGCGGGCGGCCGGGATCGAGGTGCCCGGGTTCGCCGACGAGCGGATGCTGAACGACGATCCGCACGCGCTGGCCGACGTGTTCGTGACCATCACGCTGCATCTGGCCGCCGCCGCCGTGGCGTTCGGGGCGATGCCGCACGCCGAGGCCGCGGCACTGCTGCGCGGCACGCTGGCCGAGGCCCTCGACGCGTACGGAGACGACCCCATGGCCAGGATCCTGCGCGCCAGGACCCTGGACGCGGCCAGGCTCACCGGCAAGTCCATGATCACCGCTGGGACGCTCGTCGCGAAGGAACGCTCCGGCGCCCGCGACGTCAACAAGTTCTACGGCACCAGCGGGCCCAACTACCTGAGGAGAGCTTGA
- a CDS encoding IucA/IucC family protein, whose protein sequence is MHAPALDAASAPADETAEETAEEATLAALLRCCVREVAGPRGLVWPAPPYLLLRVAGTLLRVRTHGGAALRFDGRPERLEEGAWQPLTTGELVRLVESDLHGANGEFAEQVAASREAVAMILRARQDAAPPADPWLASEQALVYGHPFHPSPKARGGDGWLRYAPEAHAEFPVRLLGVREDVLAEGGDASVLDTMGAAPRGYRLLPAHPWQLELLAPAFGAELIDLGPGPVVLPTSSVRTVYAPGAEACLKFSLDVRITNCVRKNAWYELAGAVELTSRLGPILKEVANRHPATRWLPEPGYRSAALGTRLHEGLGVIVRQSPWTACSPGVTPVLAAALALDAPVRDPLAWWRAYVAAVALPVLELYFAYGVVLEPHLQNVLVGLDADGLPAEAVFRDLEGTKLVAGRHDLGGLHPEVAAALTYDAERGWARVVYCLLVNHLTEIAATVAGADDGLLRELWRIARDLLAGQADELGRPLPLSDLLAGAPLPAKANLGVRWARAADRTAGYVPIANPLA, encoded by the coding sequence ATGCACGCTCCGGCCCTCGACGCGGCCTCCGCCCCAGCTGACGAAACAGCTGAGGAAACCGCCGAGGAGGCGACGCTGGCGGCCCTGCTGCGCTGCTGCGTGCGGGAGGTGGCCGGGCCGCGCGGCCTGGTCTGGCCCGCGCCGCCGTACCTGCTGCTGCGGGTGGCGGGCACGCTGCTGCGGGTCCGCACCCACGGCGGCGCCGCGCTGCGCTTCGACGGCCGGCCCGAGCGCTTGGAGGAGGGCGCCTGGCAGCCGCTGACGACCGGCGAGCTGGTACGGCTGGTCGAGTCCGACCTTCACGGAGCCAACGGCGAGTTCGCCGAGCAGGTGGCGGCCAGCCGCGAGGCGGTGGCCATGATCCTGCGCGCGAGGCAGGACGCCGCCCCGCCCGCCGATCCGTGGCTGGCCTCGGAGCAGGCGCTGGTGTACGGCCATCCCTTCCACCCCAGCCCCAAGGCGCGCGGCGGGGACGGCTGGCTCCGCTACGCGCCCGAGGCGCACGCCGAGTTCCCCGTCCGGCTGCTCGGCGTGCGCGAGGACGTGCTGGCCGAGGGCGGCGACGCGTCGGTGCTCGACACGATGGGCGCGGCGCCGCGCGGCTACCGGCTGCTCCCGGCGCACCCGTGGCAACTGGAGCTGCTGGCGCCCGCGTTCGGGGCCGAGCTGATCGACCTGGGGCCGGGGCCGGTGGTGCTGCCGACCTCGTCCGTGCGGACCGTGTACGCGCCCGGGGCGGAGGCGTGCCTGAAGTTCTCCCTGGACGTGCGGATCACGAACTGCGTGCGCAAGAACGCCTGGTACGAGCTGGCCGGCGCCGTGGAACTCACCTCCCGCCTGGGCCCGATCCTCAAGGAGGTCGCCAACAGGCATCCCGCCACCCGCTGGCTCCCCGAGCCCGGCTACCGCTCCGCGGCCCTCGGCACCCGGCTCCACGAGGGCCTGGGCGTGATCGTCCGGCAGAGCCCCTGGACCGCCTGCTCCCCCGGCGTGACCCCGGTGCTGGCCGCCGCGCTCGCCCTCGACGCGCCGGTCAGGGACCCGCTCGCCTGGTGGCGGGCGTACGTGGCGGCGGTCGCGCTGCCCGTCCTGGAGCTGTATTTCGCGTACGGCGTCGTTTTGGAGCCCCACCTGCAGAACGTCCTGGTCGGCCTGGACGCCGACGGGCTCCCCGCGGAGGCCGTCTTCCGTGACCTGGAGGGCACCAAGCTCGTCGCCGGCCGCCACGACCTCGGCGGCCTGCACCCCGAGGTGGCCGCGGCCCTCACCTACGACGCCGAGCGCGGCTGGGCCCGCGTGGTGTACTGCCTGCTCGTCAACCACCTCACCGAGATCGCCGCCACGGTCGCGGGAGCCGACGACGGGCTGCTGCGCGAGCTGTGGCGGATCGCCCGCGACCTGCTCGCCGGCCAGGCGGACGAGCTCGGCCGGCCGCTGCCCCTGTCGGACCTGCTGGCCGGCGCGCCCCTGCCCGCCAAGGCGAACCTGGGCGTCCGCTGGGCGCGGGCCGCCGACCGCACCGCCGGTTACGTCCCGATCGCGAACCCGCTCGCATGA
- a CDS encoding type III PLP-dependent enzyme has product MITDRVQDAAPRLGEVPAYLYDLPALDEHAAAVRRELGGVELYYAVKANPDAELLRVLAGHVDGFEASSAGEHAHVTTLFPGKPVALGGPGKTDAELRLPHHRIHVESPNELRRLLATGLEADVLLRLNPDLPVEGAALTMSGPFGMDEQGVAECLPLFTERVRLRGLHTHLASGLDAPQLLTLAKALLDNGHDEVNLGGGMAVSYAAPESRFDWAAYGAGLAALRGGKRLRIEPGRALTAYCGYYVTRVVDVKRVRGEAYAILLGGTHHLRTPATKGHDQPFTILPTGAGPGLADEPITFVGQLCTPKDVFSRKIVTSARVGDTVVFEMAGAYAWNISHHDFLMHPKPAFHHLRA; this is encoded by the coding sequence ATGATCACCGACCGCGTCCAGGACGCCGCGCCACGCCTCGGTGAGGTCCCCGCCTACCTGTACGACCTGCCCGCGCTGGACGAGCACGCCGCCGCCGTACGGCGGGAGCTCGGCGGGGTCGAGCTCTACTACGCCGTCAAGGCCAACCCGGACGCCGAGCTGCTGCGCGTGCTGGCCGGGCACGTGGACGGGTTCGAGGCGTCGTCGGCGGGCGAGCACGCCCACGTCACGACGTTGTTCCCGGGCAAGCCGGTCGCGCTCGGCGGCCCCGGCAAGACCGACGCCGAGCTTCGCCTGCCGCACCACCGCATCCACGTCGAGTCCCCGAACGAGCTGCGCCGCCTCCTCGCGACCGGTCTGGAGGCCGACGTGCTGCTCAGGCTCAACCCCGACCTGCCGGTGGAGGGGGCCGCGCTCACGATGAGCGGGCCGTTCGGCATGGACGAGCAGGGCGTGGCGGAGTGCCTGCCGCTGTTCACCGAGCGGGTACGCCTGCGCGGCCTGCACACCCACCTGGCCAGCGGCCTGGACGCCCCCCAGCTCCTGACCCTCGCCAAGGCCCTGCTGGACAACGGGCACGACGAGGTCAACCTGGGCGGCGGCATGGCGGTGTCCTACGCGGCGCCGGAGTCGAGGTTCGACTGGGCGGCGTACGGGGCGGGCCTCGCGGCCCTCCGGGGCGGGAAACGCCTGCGGATCGAGCCCGGCCGGGCGCTGACCGCGTACTGCGGCTACTACGTGACCAGGGTCGTGGACGTGAAGCGGGTGCGCGGCGAGGCGTACGCGATCCTGCTGGGCGGCACCCACCACCTGCGGACGCCGGCGACCAAGGGCCACGACCAGCCGTTCACGATCCTGCCTACGGGCGCGGGGCCGGGCCTGGCGGACGAGCCGATCACGTTCGTCGGCCAGCTATGCACCCCAAAAGACGTTTTTTCCCGAAAAATCGTGACCTCGGCCCGCGTCGGGGACACCGTGGTCTTCGAGATGGCCGGCGCCTACGCCTGGAACATCTCCCACCACGACTTCCTCATGCATCCGAAGCCGGCCTTTCACCATCTACGAGCTTGA